Proteins from a single region of Amblyomma americanum isolate KBUSLIRL-KWMA chromosome 10, ASM5285725v1, whole genome shotgun sequence:
- the LOC144107207 gene encoding uncharacterized protein LOC144107207, whose amino-acid sequence MPESGSQLVAHDSIPHRPAKPDPAPPVVAHPTTHIDLLPLQLRSPPETCNAALKKRRCVAAASNSQSIPRPERRSNKRYRRFGAIAVAKLVVGRRSAAVVKASHCPERPEEPLKAANVVSGGKVTRGNVPGCLCRPFGRASPSTSSASAEEHRPGQGTDGVSEGPEETPQCHRGAGEYRGALSKPSPTPEQARPATFHIAATGWSELRPLASQMCAADAGAIADSAAQASRVLEDTAEAPEDSSLRQHVGV is encoded by the exons ATGCCCGAGAGTGGCTCCCAGCTGGTTGCCCACGACAGCATCCCGCACAGACCGGCGAAACCGGACCCCGCTCCACCCGTGGTG GCGCACCCGACGACGCACATAGACCTGCTCCCGCTGCAGCTCCGGTCTCCGCCCGAAACATGCAACGCCGCGCTGAAGAAGCGCAGATG CGTTGCCGCCGCAAGCAACAGCCAGTCCATCCCACGTCCGGAACGCCGCAGCAACAAGCGGTACCGGCGCTTCGGAGCAATCGCTGTGGCCAAACTTGTGGTCGGCCGGCGATCGGCGGCGGTGGTCAAAGCATCTCACTGCCCGGAGCGCCCGGAGGAGCCCCTCAAGGCGGCGAACGTGGTCAGCGGCGGCAAGGTCACCCGCGGCAATGTTCCCGGGTGTCTCTGCAGACCCTTCGGACGGGCGTCGCCTTCCACGTCGTCGGCCAGTGCCGAGGAGCATCGGCCGGGCCAAGGCACCGACGGAGTCTCCGAGGGGCCCGAGGAGACGCCCCAGTGTCACcgcg GAGCCGGCGAATACCGGGGTGCACTTAGCAAGCCGTCGCCGACACCGGAGCAAGCACGGCCGGCGACGTTCCACATCGCGGCCACTGGCTGGTCCGAGCTGCGGCCATTAGCATCGCAAATGTGCGCAGCTGACGCTGGGGCCATCGCGGACTCTGCGGCGCAAGCGTCGAGGGTGCTGGAG